A DNA window from Paralichthys olivaceus isolate ysfri-2021 chromosome 3, ASM2471397v2, whole genome shotgun sequence contains the following coding sequences:
- the lsm7 gene encoding U6 snRNA-associated Sm-like protein LSm7, which produces MADKEKKKKESIFDLSKYIDKPIRVKFQGGREASGVLKGFDPLLNLVLDGTIEYMRDPDDQLKLTEDTRQLGLVVCRGTSVVLICPQDGMEAIPNPFIQQQDG; this is translated from the exons ATGGCG gataaagagaagaagaagaaggagagcaTCTTCGACTTGTCCAAATACATCGACAAGCCGATTCGTGTCAAGTTTCAAGGAGGACGAGAGG ccagCGGTGTCCTGAAAGGGTTTGATCCCTTGTTGAACCTGGTGCTGGACGGTACAATCGAGTACATGCGTG ATCCAGACGACCAGCTGAAGCTGACAGAAGACACCAGACAGCTGGGACTGGTGGTCTGCAGAGGAACGTCCGTAGTGCTAATCTGTCCTCAGGATGGCATGGAGGCCATACCGAACCCTTTCATACAGCAGCAGGAcggctaa